One Rhizobiales bacterium GAS188 DNA window includes the following coding sequences:
- a CDS encoding formyl-CoA transferase — MTSDNIFSGLKVVDLASFIAGPSAAVILSDFGADVIKVEPPNGDLWRHGHQIPPQPQAKDAYPWHLANRNKRGITLDLKSPSAQRVLEKLVKWADVLIVNTPHPARKKLKLEYDDVAQWNPRLIYADVTGFGEKGPDADLPGFDITSYWARSGLLSMTRDAGAPPTWPVAGSGDNATAVGLYSAIVTALYRRERTGKGAYVTTSLLAEGVWSASVSIQAALCEAKFFGLHDRKNPANAALNLYRAADDTWFVLIVTPDKLAIVAKAIGRPDLLTDPRFSDPAKLTANMPQLTAILDEVFGAKPMAHWYEVFNGVHVTFGAVRGPQEVITDPQLRANDIVVPLEGAGGKLTSTISSPIQVHGVAKVSAKRAPEIGEHNDEVLRQLGFSATEIDGLRASGAIPKAKEHAA, encoded by the coding sequence ATGACAAGCGACAATATTTTCTCTGGACTCAAGGTCGTAGATCTGGCGAGTTTCATCGCGGGTCCGAGCGCCGCAGTGATCCTGTCCGATTTCGGCGCCGATGTCATCAAAGTGGAGCCGCCGAACGGCGATCTCTGGCGACATGGCCACCAGATCCCGCCGCAGCCGCAGGCGAAGGACGCCTATCCGTGGCACCTGGCCAACCGCAATAAGCGCGGCATCACGCTCGATCTGAAATCCCCGAGCGCGCAGCGGGTTCTCGAGAAACTCGTCAAATGGGCCGATGTGCTCATCGTCAATACGCCGCATCCCGCACGCAAGAAATTGAAGCTCGAGTACGACGACGTGGCGCAGTGGAATCCGCGTCTGATCTATGCCGATGTCACAGGCTTCGGTGAAAAGGGGCCGGACGCCGACCTTCCCGGCTTCGACATCACCTCCTATTGGGCACGCAGCGGCCTGTTGTCGATGACGCGCGATGCCGGCGCGCCGCCGACCTGGCCGGTTGCAGGCAGCGGAGACAACGCCACCGCTGTCGGCCTCTATTCGGCGATCGTTACCGCGCTCTATCGTCGCGAGCGCACCGGCAAGGGCGCGTATGTCACCACCTCGCTACTAGCCGAGGGGGTCTGGTCGGCGAGCGTTTCGATTCAGGCCGCGTTGTGCGAGGCGAAGTTCTTCGGCCTGCATGACCGCAAGAATCCCGCAAATGCGGCGTTGAATCTGTATCGCGCTGCCGACGACACCTGGTTCGTTCTCATTGTCACGCCCGACAAATTGGCGATCGTGGCGAAGGCCATCGGCCGCCCTGACCTCCTGACGGATCCGCGGTTCTCCGATCCGGCGAAGCTCACAGCGAACATGCCGCAGCTGACCGCCATTCTCGACGAAGTCTTCGGCGCGAAGCCGATGGCCCATTGGTACGAGGTGTTCAATGGCGTCCACGTGACCTTCGGCGCCGTGCGCGGACCGCAAGAGGTGATCACGGATCCGCAGCTGCGGGCGAACGACATCGTGGTTCCGCTCGAAGGCGCGGGCGGCAAGCTGACCTCGACCATCAGCAGCCCGATTCAGGTGCACGGCGTCGCCAAAGTCTCTGCGAAGCGCGCTCCTGAAATCGGCGAGCACAATGACGAGGTTCTCCGGCAGCTCGGGTTCAGTGCGACCGAAATCGATGGCTTGCGCGCGAGCGGCGCCATTCCGAAAGCGAAGGAGCACGCGGCCTAA
- a CDS encoding 3-hydroxyacyl-CoA dehydrogenase — protein sequence MPQNKPIRRIAVIGTGVIGASWTALFLAKGLDVVATDIAPNAEAALRKFVEAAWPALERMGLAPGASQSRMTFTADIPTAMKGVDLVQENGPERIDFKKKLYAELDELLPAEVIIASSSSGLTMSEIQSACGAHPERCVIGHPFNPPHLVPLVEIVGGAKTSEETIERASEFYTGLGKQTVRLRKEVPGHVANRLQAALAREVYYLVADDVISVADVDKALCWGPGLRWGIMGQVLLNHLGGGQGGIEHFFEQFTKPMTAWWKVLGSPELTSEVQRKLIDGLHAEVGSRSIAELEAQRDEILLGLLELRSKYETPSMAPERAARAF from the coding sequence GTGCCCCAGAACAAGCCTATTCGCCGCATCGCTGTCATTGGCACGGGCGTCATCGGCGCTAGCTGGACGGCGCTCTTCCTGGCCAAGGGCCTTGATGTCGTGGCGACCGATATCGCACCGAATGCCGAGGCCGCGCTGCGGAAGTTCGTCGAGGCGGCCTGGCCCGCGCTCGAGCGAATGGGTCTTGCGCCCGGCGCGTCGCAATCGCGAATGACTTTCACGGCCGACATCCCGACAGCCATGAAGGGCGTGGATCTCGTCCAGGAGAACGGGCCCGAGCGGATCGACTTCAAGAAGAAGCTCTATGCCGAGCTCGACGAGCTCTTGCCGGCCGAGGTGATCATCGCCTCGAGCTCGTCTGGCCTCACCATGAGCGAGATCCAATCGGCTTGCGGCGCCCACCCGGAGCGCTGTGTCATCGGCCATCCCTTCAATCCGCCTCATCTGGTCCCGCTGGTCGAGATCGTCGGCGGAGCGAAGACCTCCGAAGAGACGATCGAGCGCGCCTCCGAATTCTACACGGGCTTGGGGAAGCAGACCGTCCGGCTGCGCAAGGAAGTGCCCGGGCACGTGGCCAATCGCCTGCAGGCGGCGTTGGCGCGGGAAGTCTATTACCTCGTTGCGGACGATGTCATCAGCGTCGCTGACGTTGACAAGGCGCTGTGCTGGGGACCCGGCTTGCGCTGGGGCATCATGGGGCAGGTCCTTCTCAATCATCTGGGCGGCGGCCAGGGCGGCATCGAGCACTTCTTCGAGCAATTCACCAAGCCCATGACGGCCTGGTGGAAGGTGCTCGGGTCACCCGAATTGACCTCCGAGGTCCAACGCAAGCTCATCGATGGCCTCCACGCAGAAGTAGGGTCGCGCTCGATTGCCGAGCTTGAGGCTCAGCGCGACGAGATCTTGCTCGGACTGCTCGAATTGCGCAGCAAGTATGAGACGCCTTCAATGGCGCCCGAGAGAGCTGCTCGTGCGTTCTAG
- a CDS encoding short chain enoyl-CoA hydratase yields MASITATLSPSPAVPKVSPTPGLNLTNVLYEKKGAIAYVTLNRPKVLNALNTPTWADLRTAFEDARDDAAIRGVILTGAGDKAFIAGADISELARVTAVEAEQSSRFGQEVLDLIENLGKPVIAAVNGFALGGGCETAMACTIRIAVDSAKFGQPEVKLGLIPGGGGTQRLPRLIGKGRALQLILSGEMIGAQEAYRIGLVNEIVPATDLISRAEAVLMQIASNAPIAVKFALEAANSGMETSQSEGLLLEASYFGLCAATEDKKEGTSAFLEKRAPRFQGR; encoded by the coding sequence GTCTCACCGACCCCAGGGCTGAACCTCACAAACGTCCTCTACGAGAAAAAGGGCGCAATCGCGTATGTCACGCTCAATCGTCCAAAGGTGCTCAATGCGCTGAATACGCCGACCTGGGCGGATCTGCGAACGGCATTCGAGGATGCGCGAGATGATGCCGCAATCCGAGGCGTCATCCTCACCGGAGCTGGCGACAAAGCGTTCATCGCAGGAGCCGACATCAGTGAACTCGCGCGGGTCACGGCGGTCGAAGCCGAACAGTCCAGCCGTTTCGGTCAAGAGGTGCTCGATCTCATCGAGAACCTCGGGAAGCCCGTGATCGCGGCCGTCAATGGCTTTGCGCTCGGCGGCGGCTGCGAGACGGCGATGGCCTGCACGATCAGGATCGCGGTCGACAGCGCGAAATTCGGCCAGCCCGAAGTGAAGCTCGGCCTCATTCCGGGTGGTGGCGGCACGCAACGTCTGCCACGGCTCATCGGCAAGGGGCGCGCCTTGCAGCTTATCCTCTCCGGAGAGATGATCGGCGCGCAGGAGGCCTATCGCATCGGCCTCGTCAACGAAATCGTTCCGGCGACCGACCTGATCTCGCGCGCCGAGGCGGTCCTGATGCAGATCGCCTCCAATGCGCCCATCGCCGTCAAGTTCGCGCTCGAGGCGGCAAACAGCGGGATGGAGACGAGCCAAAGCGAAGGCTTGTTGCTCGAGGCTTCATACTTCGGCCTCTGCGCCGCGACCGAAGACAAGAAGGAGGGCACCTCCGCCTTCCTCGAAAAGCGCGCGCCCAGGTTTCAGGGGCGGTGA
- a CDS encoding NADH dehydrogenase — MSDVLQGARQPATESARPQTNERLPTPAPADVKRKRIVIIGGGFAGIAVARALRRCEADLFLIDRRNHHIFQPLLYQVATAVLAPSEIAAPIRQLARAQKNLSVLLGEATGVDLSARTVTVSCPGVGIRKVRFDFLVIATGMRPSYFGHDEFAKYAPGLKSLSDAETIRTKILSAYELADTTDDEDERTRQMTFVLVGAGATGVELAASMAQLATVTLRGQFRRIDPAKSSIIVIEGGKRILPTFAESLAKKAARRLEKLGVKIVTGVKVEKVDENGVVADGKRIPSATVLWTAGVAASPIPKMLGTKTDRAGRALVDPFLKVMDAPGVFVVGDASSVVSDGQPVPGVAQAAIQEGRYVGRLIAKELKGRKVKRPFRYFDKGNMAVVGKNYAVLERGRLRASGFLTWLVWAFVHILSLPQLQNRLRVQRQWLWSYVTGQRSSLLIPELRSTAAQEPGLRRDSAS, encoded by the coding sequence ATGAGTGATGTATTGCAAGGTGCGCGGCAGCCGGCCACGGAAAGTGCCCGCCCGCAAACCAACGAAAGATTGCCGACACCAGCTCCGGCAGATGTGAAGCGAAAGCGTATTGTGATCATCGGCGGCGGATTCGCCGGGATTGCCGTAGCGCGTGCGCTGAGACGCTGCGAAGCAGACCTGTTTCTCATCGATCGGCGCAACCACCACATCTTTCAGCCGCTGCTCTACCAGGTGGCGACTGCGGTTCTCGCACCCTCCGAGATTGCAGCGCCAATTCGCCAGCTCGCCAGAGCGCAAAAGAACCTCAGTGTATTGCTGGGCGAGGCGACCGGTGTCGATTTGAGCGCTCGAACCGTCACCGTGTCCTGCCCTGGGGTCGGCATCCGCAAAGTCCGGTTCGATTTCCTGGTGATCGCGACGGGGATGCGGCCGAGCTATTTCGGCCATGACGAGTTTGCGAAATATGCTCCGGGCCTCAAGAGTCTGAGCGACGCCGAAACGATCCGCACAAAGATTCTAAGCGCCTATGAATTGGCGGATACGACGGATGATGAGGATGAGCGCACGCGCCAGATGACCTTCGTCCTGGTTGGCGCGGGTGCCACAGGCGTCGAGCTCGCGGCGTCCATGGCGCAATTAGCCACCGTCACCTTGCGCGGACAGTTCCGGCGGATCGATCCCGCGAAGAGCTCGATCATTGTGATCGAAGGCGGCAAGCGAATTCTTCCGACCTTTGCTGAGAGCCTGGCCAAGAAGGCGGCGAGAAGGCTCGAGAAACTGGGCGTCAAGATCGTTACCGGCGTCAAGGTGGAAAAGGTCGACGAAAACGGTGTCGTCGCCGATGGAAAGAGGATCCCGAGCGCCACGGTGCTGTGGACCGCGGGGGTCGCTGCCTCGCCGATCCCAAAGATGCTCGGCACCAAAACCGACCGCGCGGGGCGAGCGCTTGTTGATCCGTTCCTGAAGGTCATGGACGCGCCCGGGGTGTTCGTCGTCGGCGATGCGTCATCGGTCGTAAGCGATGGACAGCCGGTGCCCGGCGTGGCGCAGGCAGCGATTCAGGAAGGGCGGTACGTCGGGCGGCTGATCGCGAAAGAGCTGAAGGGGCGGAAAGTCAAACGTCCGTTCCGCTATTTCGACAAGGGCAACATGGCCGTCGTCGGCAAGAATTACGCGGTCCTGGAGCGGGGCCGGCTGCGCGCAAGCGGCTTTCTGACGTGGCTGGTGTGGGCGTTCGTTCACATCCTCTCCCTGCCACAGCTGCAGAACCGGCTGCGCGTGCAGCGCCAGTGGCTCTGGAGCTATGTCACCGGGCAGCGCAGCTCGCTCCTGATCCCGGAGCTGAGAAGCACAGCCGCCCAGGAGCCTGGCCTTCGAAGGGACAGTGCATCATGA